One region of Turicibacter bilis genomic DNA includes:
- a CDS encoding TIGR04086 family membrane protein: protein MSEKLGKALLHGIAFIVISILILGLLITTFAYFEWISVGVLDKLIYASFVAIFFIGTTLISKKFAQKGWLIGIGVATTMVLLSLMFYTIGIDSPLTLKFFIRSLITFVVCITGGMIGVNLPSAKR, encoded by the coding sequence ATGTCAGAAAAACTAGGAAAAGCCTTACTACATGGCATTGCATTCATTGTTATTAGTATCCTCATCCTTGGACTTCTTATAACAACATTTGCTTATTTTGAATGGATTTCAGTAGGCGTGCTTGACAAATTAATCTATGCCTCATTCGTTGCAATTTTCTTTATCGGTACAACTTTAATTTCTAAAAAATTTGCACAAAAAGGTTGGTTAATTGGAATCGGTGTAGCAACAACGATGGTCTTATTAAGTCTAATGTTCTATACTATTGGAATTGATAGTCCATTAACCTTAAAGTTTTTCATTCGAAGCTTAATCACCTTTGTTGTTTGTATTACAGGAGGAATGATTGGGGTAAACTTACCAAGTGCTAAAAGATAA
- the yajC gene encoding preprotein translocase subunit YajC, translated as MNQTVLLVLQLVLLGVIFYFFMIRPENKRRKAIATMQSSLEKGDRVVTIGGIHGRIHALEQETVTLINDEGQKWIFERNAISRKVEK; from the coding sequence ATGAATCAAACAGTATTATTAGTGTTACAATTAGTATTATTAGGGGTTATCTTTTACTTCTTCATGATTCGTCCAGAAAACAAGCGTCGTAAAGCTATCGCTACGATGCAAAGTAGTTTAGAAAAAGGGGATCGTGTCGTAACAATTGGTGGGATCCATGGACGTATTCATGCATTAGAACAGGAAACAGTGACGTTAATTAATGATGAAGGTCAAAAATGGATTTTTGAACGTAATGCTATTTCTCGTAAGGTAGAAAAATAA
- the tgt gene encoding tRNA guanosine(34) transglycosylase Tgt produces the protein MAIKYELIHECKQSGARYGKLHTPHGTFETPVFMPVGTLATVKTLSPEELDQMGAKIILANTYHLWLQPGEKIVEEAGGLHKFENWGGAILTDSGGFQVFSLSKLREITEEGVTFRDHRNGAPLFMSPEISIGVQNSLGADIIMSFDECPPYPATFEYMKNSVDRTIRWAERGKKAHKNPETQALFGIVQGGEFPELRKYCAEKLVEMDFPGYSIGGVSVGEPKDVARKMIEYTVPYLPKDKPRYLMGVGSPDDLIDGAIRGIDMFDCVLPTRIARHGTAMTSVGRVVIKNKVYERDFTPLDPNCDCYTCKNYTRSYIRHLIKANESFGQRLVSYHNLHFLINLMEQIREAIRNDRLLDFREEFFEQYGINLPGSRGF, from the coding sequence TTGGCGATTAAGTACGAATTAATACATGAATGTAAACAATCAGGTGCGCGCTATGGAAAACTTCATACGCCACATGGAACTTTTGAAACACCTGTTTTCATGCCTGTTGGAACGTTAGCCACAGTCAAAACTTTATCACCAGAAGAATTAGATCAAATGGGAGCTAAAATCATTTTAGCGAATACGTATCATTTATGGTTACAACCAGGTGAGAAAATCGTTGAAGAAGCAGGTGGATTACATAAATTTGAAAACTGGGGTGGAGCGATTTTAACAGACTCTGGTGGATTCCAAGTTTTCAGTTTAAGTAAATTACGTGAAATTACAGAAGAAGGGGTTACGTTCCGTGATCATCGTAATGGAGCTCCATTATTTATGTCACCTGAAATTTCAATCGGTGTACAAAATTCATTAGGGGCTGATATCATTATGTCATTTGATGAATGTCCACCATATCCAGCAACATTTGAATATATGAAAAACTCAGTTGATCGTACCATCCGCTGGGCGGAACGTGGGAAAAAGGCTCATAAAAACCCTGAAACACAAGCTTTATTCGGAATTGTACAGGGAGGAGAATTCCCAGAGTTACGTAAATACTGTGCTGAAAAATTAGTTGAAATGGACTTCCCAGGATATTCAATTGGTGGGGTATCAGTGGGTGAGCCTAAAGATGTTGCTCGCAAAATGATTGAGTATACAGTACCTTATTTACCAAAAGATAAGCCACGTTACTTAATGGGAGTTGGATCACCAGATGATTTAATTGATGGAGCAATTCGTGGAATTGATATGTTTGACTGTGTATTACCAACACGTATCGCTCGTCATGGAACAGCGATGACATCAGTTGGTCGTGTTGTCATTAAAAATAAAGTGTATGAACGTGATTTCACGCCACTAGATCCAAACTGTGATTGCTATACATGTAAAAACTATACACGTTCATATATCCGCCACTTAATTAAGGCCAATGAGTCATTTGGTCAACGTTTAGTATCATATCATAATTTACACTTCTTAATTAATTTAATGGAACAAATTCGTGAGGCAATTCGTAATGACCGCTTATTAGATTTCCGTGAAGAATTCTTTGAACAATACGGAATTAATTTACCAGGATCACGTGGATTTTAA
- the queA gene encoding tRNA preQ1(34) S-adenosylmethionine ribosyltransferase-isomerase QueA, with translation MRVEQFDFELPEELIAQTPLKDRDTSRLMVLNKKTGEVNHEVFHDIINHLRPNDTLVLNNTKVMPARLIGQKPDTGASIEVLLLKQEEQDCWETLVKPAKRVKIGTIVEFGDGRLKAECIGTGDMGKRIFKFVYEGIFYEVLDSLGEMPLPPYITEKLDDRDRYQTVFAKEIGSAAAPTAGLHFTTELLDQIKAKGINITYVTLHVGLGTFRPVSVDSVEEHDMHAEFYQMSQETADVLNATHEKGGRIITVGTTSTRTLETIARDHGKFIACEGWTDIFIYPPYQFKGIDGMITNFHLPKSTLIMLISALAGQESVMNAYRIAVEEKYRFFSFGDAMLIIEE, from the coding sequence ATGCGAGTAGAACAATTCGATTTTGAATTACCTGAAGAATTAATCGCACAGACTCCGTTAAAAGATCGCGATACATCGCGCTTAATGGTTTTAAATAAAAAAACGGGTGAAGTTAACCATGAAGTTTTTCATGATATCATCAATCATTTGCGCCCAAATGATACGTTAGTTTTAAATAATACGAAAGTCATGCCGGCTCGTTTAATTGGACAGAAGCCTGATACAGGAGCTAGTATTGAAGTATTGCTTTTAAAACAAGAAGAGCAAGATTGTTGGGAAACGCTCGTGAAACCGGCAAAACGTGTGAAAATTGGAACGATTGTTGAATTTGGTGATGGTCGTTTAAAAGCCGAGTGTATCGGAACAGGTGATATGGGGAAACGTATTTTTAAATTCGTTTATGAAGGGATTTTCTACGAAGTATTAGATTCATTAGGCGAAATGCCTTTACCTCCATATATCACAGAGAAATTAGATGATCGTGATCGTTATCAAACGGTTTTCGCGAAAGAAATTGGATCAGCAGCAGCTCCAACAGCAGGGTTACATTTTACGACGGAATTATTAGATCAAATTAAGGCTAAAGGGATTAATATTACTTATGTCACTTTACACGTTGGTCTTGGAACATTCAGACCTGTTTCAGTTGATAGTGTTGAAGAACATGATATGCATGCTGAGTTCTATCAAATGTCTCAAGAGACTGCTGATGTTTTAAATGCGACACATGAAAAAGGTGGACGTATTATTACAGTTGGGACGACATCAACACGTACCCTTGAAACGATTGCACGTGATCATGGGAAATTTATTGCATGTGAAGGATGGACAGATATTTTTATTTATCCACCCTATCAATTTAAAGGGATTGATGGAATGATTACAAACTTCCATTTACCTAAATCAACCTTAATTATGTTAATCTCAGCTTTAGCGGGACAAGAATCAGTGATGAATGCTTACCGTATTGCTGTTGAAGAAAAATATCGTTTCTTTAGTTTTGGAGATGCGATGTTAATTATTGAAGAGTAG
- the ruvB gene encoding Holliday junction branch migration DNA helicase RuvB: MTEERLVTPDEMMEDESELSLRPERLNQYIGQTAVKENLRIFIEAAKNRNESLDHVLLFGPPGLGKTTLATIIANEMGVNIKTTSGPMIERSGDLAAILSVLEPGDVLFIDEIHRLPKSIEEVLYPAMEDYVLDIVVGKDESARSIRVDLAPFTLVGATTRAGDLSAPLRDRFGVINRLEYYNEEQLQSIVKRTGIVYETPIDDQASLELARRSRGTPRIANRLFRRVRDYAQVMGDGVITHDIAQLALDRLDIDSLGLDYVDHKYLMGIIERFGGGPCGIEAIAASIGEEPQTLEDVYEPYLLQLGFIKRTPRGRVITPQACEHLKVPYPLK, translated from the coding sequence ATGACAGAAGAACGCTTAGTGACACCTGATGAAATGATGGAGGATGAGTCAGAGTTAAGTTTACGTCCAGAACGATTAAATCAGTATATTGGTCAAACAGCTGTTAAAGAAAATTTGCGTATTTTTATTGAAGCTGCTAAAAATCGTAATGAATCATTAGATCATGTTTTATTATTTGGACCTCCTGGACTTGGGAAAACAACTTTAGCAACAATTATTGCGAATGAGATGGGGGTTAATATTAAAACAACTTCAGGTCCAATGATTGAACGTAGCGGGGATTTAGCTGCCATTTTATCGGTTCTAGAACCAGGTGATGTTTTATTTATTGATGAGATTCATCGTTTACCAAAAAGTATTGAAGAGGTTTTATATCCGGCGATGGAAGATTATGTACTAGATATTGTGGTAGGAAAAGATGAGTCAGCACGTTCGATTCGTGTAGACTTAGCACCATTTACGTTAGTGGGAGCGACGACACGTGCAGGAGATTTATCAGCTCCACTTCGTGATCGCTTTGGTGTGATTAATCGTCTTGAATACTATAATGAAGAACAGTTACAATCCATTGTTAAGCGAACAGGAATCGTTTATGAAACTCCAATTGATGATCAAGCATCACTTGAGCTAGCGCGCCGTTCACGTGGAACACCACGTATTGCGAATCGATTATTCCGTCGTGTGCGTGATTATGCGCAAGTGATGGGAGATGGAGTGATTACGCATGATATTGCCCAGTTAGCCCTAGATCGTTTGGACATTGATTCATTAGGTCTTGATTATGTCGATCATAAATATCTAATGGGGATTATTGAACGCTTTGGTGGAGGGCCTTGTGGAATTGAAGCGATTGCTGCGTCAATTGGGGAAGAGCCACAAACGCTTGAAGATGTTTATGAACCCTATTTACTTCAATTAGGATTTATTAAGCGAACACCACGTGGTCGTGTTATCACACCACAAGCCTGTGAACATTTAAAGGTACCATATCCGTTAAAATAA
- the ruvA gene encoding Holliday junction branch migration protein RuvA codes for MFAYLKGYVAYSGKDFVVIDVNGIGYKVYTANPYEFRKEEEVQVFTHQVVSENDMSLYGFKTMEEHDLFINLISARGIGPKTACAILAMKDMSGLRQAIENGDAKYLCKFPKIGPKTAQQIILDLKGKLVVPDAALFMNNSLAEALEALQALGYGDKELTKVKTAFKDIDASVDEIIKKGLQLLVK; via the coding sequence ATGTTTGCATATTTAAAAGGATATGTTGCTTATAGTGGAAAAGATTTTGTGGTGATTGATGTGAATGGTATAGGGTATAAAGTTTATACAGCTAATCCATATGAGTTTAGAAAGGAAGAAGAGGTTCAAGTATTTACGCATCAAGTTGTATCAGAAAATGATATGAGCTTATATGGATTTAAAACAATGGAAGAGCATGATTTATTTATTAATTTAATTAGTGCCCGTGGAATTGGGCCAAAAACAGCATGTGCAATTTTGGCGATGAAGGATATGAGTGGTTTACGTCAGGCTATTGAGAATGGGGATGCAAAATATTTATGTAAGTTCCCTAAAATTGGGCCGAAGACAGCTCAGCAAATTATTTTAGATTTAAAAGGAAAATTAGTTGTTCCTGATGCTGCTTTATTTATGAATAACAGCTTAGCAGAAGCTCTTGAAGCATTACAAGCATTAGGGTATGGTGATAAAGAGTTAACAAAAGTTAAGACTGCATTTAAAGATATTGATGCTTCAGTAGATGAGATTATTAAAAAAGGTTTACAATTACTTGTTAAATAA
- a CDS encoding formate/nitrite transporter family protein, which produces MFEKSMKKCYFIKGILSQMKVRKILGYKNGGKYMQQPRMLSAKEIANEVVEVGKYKVSRKNSVVIISGMLAGLFIALGYTVYLLVYGQMENHFVGKLIGAFLFPVALILILLTGADLFTGNTLIGKAYFKKEVKLSAFIKNLALVWIGNLLGTLLGVALLTGAHLFTNGVGPGVADSIRHIAEVKINTLSTSEVFFRAILCNILIAGGVYVAYAAKDVAGKCILNIIVVAVFAIMGVEHCIANMFVLSMAKVLGADISYAGMAWNIFIATIGNIIGGFVIVVPYYYNFIHSYKNRQH; this is translated from the coding sequence ATGTTTGAAAAAAGTATGAAAAAATGTTATTTTATTAAAGGAATTTTATCTCAAATGAAAGTTAGAAAAATACTAGGATACAAAAATGGAGGAAAGTATATGCAACAGCCACGTATGTTATCAGCTAAAGAGATTGCCAATGAAGTAGTTGAAGTTGGTAAGTATAAAGTATCACGTAAGAATAGTGTCGTTATCATCTCAGGGATGTTAGCTGGATTATTCATCGCCTTAGGGTACACAGTATATTTATTAGTATATGGACAAATGGAAAACCATTTTGTCGGGAAGCTTATTGGAGCATTCTTATTCCCAGTTGCTTTAATTTTAATTTTATTAACAGGAGCAGACTTATTTACTGGTAATACATTAATCGGTAAGGCGTATTTCAAAAAAGAAGTAAAACTATCAGCGTTTATTAAAAACTTAGCTTTAGTTTGGATTGGAAACTTATTAGGGACTTTATTAGGAGTTGCCTTATTAACAGGTGCACATTTATTTACTAATGGTGTTGGTCCAGGAGTAGCAGATAGTATTCGTCATATTGCTGAAGTAAAAATCAATACTTTATCAACTTCAGAAGTCTTTTTCCGTGCAATTCTATGTAATATCTTAATTGCAGGTGGGGTATATGTTGCTTATGCTGCTAAAGATGTTGCTGGTAAATGTATTTTAAATATTATCGTTGTTGCAGTATTCGCAATTATGGGTGTAGAACACTGTATCGCGAATATGTTTGTCTTATCAATGGCTAAAGTATTAGGTGCTGATATTTCTTATGCAGGTATGGCATGGAACATATTCATTGCAACAATCGGTAACATTATTGGTGGATTTGTCATTGTTGTTCCTTATTACTATAACTTCATCCATAGTTACAAAAATAGACAACACTAA
- a CDS encoding DUF1576 domain-containing protein → MRNSRNKQKERSWIESQKTITMTLIACSLIIFGFITTHPIEIMQGIYDIIIHPDSLITDYLVVGGIGAAFVNSGVLTLLFIYLLNRHHVPFNGATFAALFLIAGFSFLGKNILNVWTIITGVYLYAKYHRQPFGPLLYIALFGTAMAPIVTEIIFHATLSFPFRLILGIILGIGIGFILPPLALHFFKLHEGYNLYNVGFSAGLIITVLVALFKSFGYHPSSQLIWGEDYNMLLALYLYLLCASLLVVGYFSHADAFLQFKQIMTHSGKLSTDFIQLEGFSATLINMGLNGIMVTSYILIVGGQLNGPTLGGIFAVIGFGAYGKHLKNIIPIMIGIIIGSLVKVWSINDPSILLASLFGTALAPIAGTYGWFFGILAGFLHSSVVLHIGQLHAGLNLYNNGFSAGIVASILVPLIEAFKRHISK, encoded by the coding sequence ATGAGAAATTCAAGGAATAAACAAAAAGAGCGATCGTGGATTGAAAGTCAAAAAACTATAACCATGACATTGATTGCCTGTTCATTAATTATTTTTGGCTTTATCACCACTCATCCTATTGAAATTATGCAAGGAATTTATGACATTATTATTCATCCCGATTCACTCATTACAGACTATCTAGTCGTTGGTGGTATTGGTGCTGCCTTCGTTAATTCGGGGGTATTAACGCTCTTGTTCATTTATTTATTAAACCGCCATCATGTTCCGTTTAATGGTGCAACTTTCGCTGCTTTATTTTTAATCGCTGGATTTTCATTTTTAGGAAAAAATATTTTAAATGTTTGGACGATCATTACAGGAGTATATTTATATGCTAAATATCACCGTCAACCATTTGGTCCACTTTTATACATTGCCTTATTTGGAACCGCAATGGCCCCAATTGTGACAGAAATTATTTTTCATGCCACCCTTTCATTCCCGTTTCGCTTAATTCTTGGAATCATCCTAGGAATTGGAATTGGATTCATTCTCCCGCCACTAGCCCTTCACTTTTTTAAACTTCATGAAGGATATAATCTATATAATGTCGGATTTTCAGCGGGGTTAATTATTACTGTCTTAGTCGCACTCTTTAAATCATTTGGCTATCATCCTTCTTCTCAACTAATTTGGGGAGAAGATTATAACATGCTGCTTGCCCTTTATTTATATCTTTTATGTGCTAGTCTTCTCGTAGTTGGCTACTTTAGTCACGCTGATGCATTTCTTCAGTTCAAACAAATTATGACGCATAGCGGTAAGTTATCAACAGACTTTATCCAACTAGAAGGCTTTAGTGCCACCTTAATTAATATGGGGTTAAATGGGATTATGGTCACTTCTTATATTTTAATCGTAGGTGGTCAATTGAATGGACCGACGCTAGGCGGAATCTTTGCTGTCATTGGATTCGGTGCATACGGAAAACATTTGAAAAATATTATCCCTATCATGATTGGAATCATCATTGGATCTTTAGTTAAAGTATGGTCTATTAATGATCCCTCCATCTTACTAGCTTCCTTATTTGGAACTGCACTAGCACCTATCGCTGGTACATATGGTTGGTTTTTTGGAATCTTAGCGGGGTTTTTACACTCATCCGTCGTCCTACATATTGGCCAACTTCATGCCGGATTAAACCTCTATAACAATGGTTTTTCTGCAGGAATCGTTGCTTCTATTCTCGTTCCTTTAATAGAAGCTTTTAAACGTCATATATCAAAATAG
- a CDS encoding patatin-like phospholipase family protein, with the protein MRNIGLVLCGGGAKGAYQVGVIRVLEEFGLLDEVQAVAGASIGGINGALFLQYTPDEIEEFWLRCPWSSVFSVSKENMKRMNQIIDSMNRRQLSPFFGMMNLVGVANTVDLPLKRTGFEKAFRYYLNPSLIQSSDIDLYVSCGRMKTTERRFFKLNDLSSREMKDALLATTAVPGLYEPVYIEGSYYVDPMKYERAPVRPLLSTDCETIIIVYLDSRSRINQPMIEGKRIIEIFPTKELGNGIYGSFDFRPSVLKYYMELGSEDAYRILYRVLRKNPKAPHRVKITNN; encoded by the coding sequence ATGAGAAATATAGGATTGGTTTTATGTGGTGGAGGGGCAAAAGGAGCTTATCAAGTCGGGGTAATACGTGTTCTTGAAGAGTTTGGATTACTTGATGAAGTGCAAGCAGTAGCAGGGGCCTCTATCGGTGGGATAAATGGTGCTTTGTTTTTACAATATACACCTGATGAAATTGAAGAGTTTTGGCTCCGTTGCCCATGGTCATCTGTATTTTCCGTGAGTAAAGAAAATATGAAACGAATGAATCAGATTATTGATTCCATGAATAGACGCCAGCTATCCCCCTTTTTTGGAATGATGAATTTAGTAGGTGTAGCCAATACCGTTGACTTACCTCTTAAACGAACAGGATTTGAGAAAGCCTTTCGTTATTATTTAAATCCAAGTTTAATTCAAAGCAGTGACATTGATTTATATGTCTCTTGTGGGCGAATGAAAACGACGGAGCGACGATTTTTTAAGCTGAATGATTTAAGTTCAAGGGAAATGAAAGATGCCTTGCTTGCGACAACGGCCGTTCCGGGTTTGTATGAACCTGTTTATATAGAGGGAAGTTATTACGTCGATCCAATGAAGTATGAACGTGCACCGGTGCGACCTTTACTGTCAACCGATTGTGAAACGATTATTATTGTATATTTAGATTCACGCTCACGAATTAATCAACCAATGATTGAGGGGAAACGAATTATTGAGATTTTCCCAACTAAAGAGCTCGGTAATGGAATCTATGGTTCTTTTGATTTTAGACCCTCTGTATTGAAGTATTACATGGAATTAGGGAGTGAGGATGCTTACCGTATCTTATATCGTGTCTTAAGGAAAAATCCAAAAGCTCCACATCGAGTGAAGATTACAAATAACTGA
- a CDS encoding transposase family protein, with the protein MSHNNCILTLLDLKDKNITFSENWMKDVQINGIRSKVISGILSFQPTHCYNCGHLFDSQIIKHGFKTSRIKMMKLSGFDTYLDLKKQRYKLICTLCQGQRKKTKQLEADFCILQESAYLNSIDI; encoded by the coding sequence ATGTCTCACAATAATTGTATCTTAACTTTACTCGATTTAAAAGATAAAAATATTACTTTTTCAGAAAATTGGATGAAAGATGTTCAGATTAACGGGATCCGCTCTAAGGTGATTTCTGGTATCCTCTCTTTTCAACCGACCCATTGTTACAACTGTGGTCATCTCTTTGACTCACAAATCATTAAACACGGCTTCAAAACCTCTCGTATTAAGATGATGAAACTCTCTGGCTTTGATACCTATCTCGATTTAAAAAAGCAACGCTATAAATTAATCTGTACCCTTTGTCAAGGACAAAGAAAAAAAACTAAGCAACTTGAAGCTGATTTCTGTATCCTACAGGAGTCAGCTTATTTAAATTCCATTGATATCTAA
- a CDS encoding IS3 family transposase (programmed frameshift) → MSKKLFTPQEIEQLKQNEYVKSVSEKGITYTKEFKENFIMMSEKGKFPREIFEYYGFNVAMLGMQRVNSAAKRWKQAFKTQGPLGLDDSRTKNSGRPLKRELTIEEQLLRTQAELEVLKIENELLKKLRLMRKMRIVSKEVKFQMIHQVVSQTSTKFNSLISHLCDSLGVSRSGYYRYFSSCAEEARLKRLKEEQQRLEVIQQAIHFKGRKNKGIRQVAMVLKGEFNIAFNLKSIHRIMKKYGLLSQVRRSNPYRKLAKATQAHRVCPNLVNRQFRPSEPYKVLLTDITYLKYGKGQTAYLSTILDSATNEVLAFQLSDNLKIDFVLQTLNQLEENPTVQLTKETIIHSDQGVHYTSPQFSNQLKELGIQQSMSRKGNCWDNAPQESFFGHLKDEADITNQLTFDDLLIEIEDYMDYHNNFRYQWNLNKLTPVGYRNQLQVA, encoded by the exons ATGAGCAAGAAGTTATTTACACCACAAGAGATTGAACAACTCAAACAAAATGAATATGTTAAGTCAGTGTCTGAAAAAGGGATTACTTATACGAAAGAATTTAAGGAGAACTTTATTATGATGAGCGAGAAAGGAAAGTTTCCACGAGAGATATTCGAATACTATGGATTTAATGTTGCGATGCTTGGCATGCAGCGTGTGAATTCTGCAGCTAAACGTTGGAAACAAGCCTTTAAAACTCAGGGGCCATTAGGATTGGATGATAGTCGTACCAAGAATTCTGGAAGGCCTCTAAAACGAGAGTTAACGATAGAAGAACAATTATTACGTACGCAAGCTGAATTAGAAGTTTTAAAGATTGAGAACGAATTATTAAAAAAGTTGAGACTCATGAGAAAAATG CGAATAGTCTCTAAAGAAGTAAAGTTTCAAATGATTCATCAAGTAGTGAGTCAGACATCAACTAAATTTAACTCTTTAATTTCTCATTTATGCGATAGTCTTGGTGTTTCAAGATCAGGTTATTATCGTTATTTTTCGTCATGTGCTGAAGAAGCACGTTTAAAGCGATTAAAAGAGGAACAACAACGTTTAGAAGTTATTCAACAGGCCATTCATTTCAAGGGACGAAAAAACAAGGGAATTCGCCAAGTAGCGATGGTTCTTAAAGGAGAATTCAACATCGCCTTTAACCTAAAATCTATTCATCGAATCATGAAAAAATATGGATTATTGAGTCAAGTTCGTCGCAGCAATCCCTATCGTAAACTCGCTAAAGCGACGCAAGCACATCGCGTCTGTCCAAATCTTGTTAACCGTCAATTTAGGCCATCAGAACCTTACAAAGTTCTATTAACCGATATCACTTATTTAAAATATGGAAAGGGTCAGACTGCCTATCTCTCGACCATTTTAGATAGTGCAACGAATGAAGTTTTAGCTTTTCAATTAAGTGATAATTTAAAGATAGATTTTGTTCTCCAAACACTGAACCAACTTGAAGAAAATCCGACTGTCCAATTAACGAAAGAAACGATTATTCACTCCGATCAGGGCGTGCACTATACGAGTCCACAATTTTCGAATCAATTAAAGGAATTGGGAATTCAACAATCGATGTCTAGAAAGGGTAATTGTTGGGATAACGCTCCACAAGAATCATTTTTTGGGCATCTAAAAGATGAAGCAGATATAACAAATCAACTGACATTTGATGATTTACTCATTGAAATTGAAGATTATATGGATTACCATAACAACTTTAGATATCAATGGAATTTAAATAAGCTGACTCCTGTAGGATACAGAAATCAGCTTCAAGTTGCTTAG
- a CDS encoding ISL3 family transposase, which produces MCLLSRVHFKCHHCDRTFTLKTSLVESNCYLSNPLKQAIFLEASHKKSESDIARELNVSHSTVNRIIHTSYEEQPLHFNSLPKVLCFDEFKSVKSAEGAMSFIFCDASNGKLIDIVEDRRLSTLKPYFMRFSKEARKGVTHVVIDMYAPYMTLIKEVFPNAKIVLDKFHVVQLLSRALNKTRIRFMNQNKEFYNKFKHYWRLLLKAQEDIHSTHYFYSNCFKKQISQQEIIDFLLALDPELKATYDFYQTIKQAIKLRNFDAFHHAIQNPSDLLSPEMKTALKTLTNYQDYIKNTIETSYTNGVLEGINNKIKVIKRMAFGYRSFYHFKARILIIHKYTFEQKNKRNQTAQRAA; this is translated from the coding sequence ATCTGTCTACTCTCTAGGGTACATTTTAAATGCCATCATTGTGATCGTACCTTTACGCTTAAAACCTCTCTTGTGGAATCTAATTGTTACCTTTCTAATCCCCTTAAACAAGCTATTTTCCTAGAGGCTAGCCATAAAAAATCCGAGTCAGATATTGCCCGTGAACTCAACGTATCCCATTCAACGGTCAATCGGATCATTCATACATCGTACGAGGAACAACCCCTTCATTTTAACTCTCTTCCAAAGGTGCTTTGTTTTGATGAGTTTAAGTCGGTCAAATCAGCGGAAGGGGCTATGTCATTCATTTTTTGTGATGCTTCTAATGGGAAGTTAATTGATATCGTTGAAGACCGTCGTCTAAGCACTTTAAAACCTTATTTCATGCGATTTTCTAAGGAGGCCCGTAAAGGTGTAACTCACGTTGTTATTGATATGTATGCTCCGTATATGACACTCATTAAAGAGGTGTTTCCCAACGCTAAAATTGTTTTAGATAAGTTCCACGTCGTTCAACTTTTATCTCGTGCCCTCAATAAAACTCGTATTCGCTTCATGAACCAAAACAAAGAATTCTACAATAAATTCAAACATTATTGGCGCCTTTTATTAAAAGCCCAAGAGGATATCCATTCTACCCACTACTTCTATTCTAACTGTTTCAAAAAGCAGATTTCTCAACAAGAAATCATCGACTTTTTACTCGCTTTAGATCCTGAATTAAAAGCGACTTATGACTTCTATCAAACCATCAAACAGGCCATCAAACTTCGCAACTTTGATGCTTTTCATCATGCCATTCAAAACCCCTCTGACTTACTTTCACCTGAAATGAAAACAGCTTTAAAAACATTAACTAACTACCAAGATTATATCAAAAATACGATTGAAACATCTTATACCAATGGAGTGCTTGAAGGGATTAATAACAAGATTAAAGTGATTAAACGCATGGCCTTTGGATACCGTAGTTTCTATCATTTCAAAGCTAGAATTTTGATTATCCATAAGTACACCTTTGAACAAAAAAATAAAAGGAATCAAACTGCTCAACGAGCAGCTTAA